GTCGCACCCGTCAGCTTCTCGATCTTCGACCCGTCCTCGGCGCGGGAGTGCCAACCCTTCCCCGCCTGGAAGACCAGTTCACCGCCCTGCCCGTTGAGGCTCATGGTCGCGTTGTCCGAGCGCCAACACTGGTCCCCGCTGCTCGCGGTGTTGTTCGCCCCGTTCTTCAGATCGTCCGCGCAGGGCACGTACCGCCGCTCGATGTAGCCGGACGAGTAGTCGAAGCCCTCACCGATCCACGACGGCTGGTTGTTCGTGACCTCCGACCGACCATCCACTGCGGAGGAGGAGTAGCTCAGGGCGATCGACGGGGCCGGGCCGGTCGCCGGCGGGATGCGCAGCGGGTAGCTCCACGAGAAGTCACCGGCGCTACCGCCGCTCGACCAGGTGGACGAGGGGGCGAGGCCGGTCGCGCCGAAATCACCGTCCGATCCGGAAGACCCGGCGGCCAGCATCAGGAGGGATCCGGATCCCGCCGCTGCGGCGGGGGCGGACGTGACGCTCACGTCGGCGGTGGCGACCCCTGCGGCGGTGTCGTTGGCGGTGCGCAGCGGCACCGACCGGCAGCTCGGGCTGGCTGGGGTGGTCATCGCGCATTCCGGCACCTGCCACAATCGCAGGCGCGACGCCCACGAGCCGCCTGCGGCGTACCGGAAGGAGTCGTAGTCGACCGACACCTTCGCCACGCCGGTCGGTGCGCCCTGCGGGGCGGTCACCTTAAGCACCAGGCCGTCGCGCCATGCCTGCGGGAGGCTTGCCCGGTCCACGATCTTCACGTCGAGCTGGGAGAGCCGCTCGCCGGCCTTGCCGGTGCCCCGGTCGACCCAGACCGGCAGGGAGCCTGCCTGCACGCCCCGGCTCCTGGCCGTACGCGCTCTGGCCGGAGCGAGGTCGACCCGGGCGGCCGCCGCCGCGGGCCACTCGGGGGCCTGCGTGGGACCGGACTTCACCCGGTTCTGCTGCCATGCCTTACCAGCGGCGACCGGGCCGCCGTCATGGTCCAACTTCTCCGCCGGCGGCTTCGACGGCCGGCGGGGCGGCGCCGCCTGCGCCGGCACGTACGGCACCAGCGACAGCACCAACGACGCGACCACCGAACCGACCAGCGTCAACCGCCGACCACCCGTACCAAGAAGACTCCGACGCACCCGCCGTAGGCCGCGCACAGACCGTGCCGACATGAGCTGTTCCTCTCCGACAACCGCTACAAAGCTTGAACATTCGAAAGGAGGCGACCGGCCGTTGCCGGACTGAGGCTGCGTTGGGTCCTCCTGCTCGGCCCGGCGGGAGCCGGGCCGAGCAGGAGAAAGGCCTACCGCCGGGTCACCGGCGCCAGAGGACCGTTCCGCCTGGATCGAGCAGAACCAGGTCGCCGTCGTCGCGCAGCACCAGTTGGCTCGCCGCTGTGGCCCAGGTCTTGGTGTCCCACAGCGGTGTGCTATCGCTGCTGTAGACGACCACGTTTCCGTCCGTCTGGAACCGGGTGTACGCCCCAGGATTGCCCCAGGTCCCGGTGTCCCAGATCGGGAAGCCCGCCTGGCTGAGCACGAGGTTGCCGTCGTCCTGCATCAGTAGTTGGTAGTTACCGACATCCGACCGCAGATACTGACCAGCAGTGAGGCTCTCGCCCTCGGCCAGGATGTTCGTGCCAGGGGTGGACGGAACCTGCGAGTTGTACCAGTCGAAGACGGCGGTGTCGGTCATCGCGCCCTGGAACACGGCGACGTCGTCGATGCCGCCGACCCACTGGTCCACCATTTGGTCGTGCCACCACGTGCGGCCCACCAGCAGCGGCCCGTTCGACGCCATCGGCGTGAAGGTGAGGGGTTGAGTGCCTTCCAGGACGCCGTTGACGTAGAGGCGAATCTCCTTGCGGCCGGCGTCGTACACACCGGCCAGGTGTGTCCAGACCCCACTGGCGGCGGGATTCTCGGACTGCACACTCGCCGTGGACGTCGTCGTCACGTCCTCGTCACTGACAACGAACTGCCACTGGCCGGTATCGGACTTGAACTTCAACCAGGCGGCACTCTCGTGCACACCCCGCTGGGACAACGCAGTCCGCATCCCGTCCAGGCCCAGCATCACCCACGCCGACATGGTGAACGAATCGTCGGTGCGCACCACCGGCGTGTCCTGCCACTCGGTGATCCCGTTGCCGTCGTCGTCGTTGGGGTCCAGCTTGATCGCGCTGCGCCCGTACTCCTGCGTGGCCTCGTTGTAACCGTCGTCCGGGAAGTACTGGTAGTCCAACCAGAGACCCTGGCCGCCGCCGTACCCCGCAGCCACCTCGGAGCCCTTGGTCAGCGCCAACCAACGACCCCACGCGGTCACCGAGTCCGGCGCCTCGCAGGTGTCCGTGAAGTCAGCGGTGTAGCAGGACACCGCCGCCTCGAAGTCCCAGTCGCCCACCCGCACCGGGGACACGATGCCGGGCTCGTTGAACCCGCTCGATCCGGGCTCGGTGGCGAGCTGGCCGGTGAAGTCGTGCGGCACCAGCACCCGATCGAAGGCCTGTACATCGGCGATGGAGCCGTTCCACCACTTGTCCTCAGCCCCGCCGACGAAGCCGCGCCCCACCGCGAAGACACCGGTGGCCTGCCACGGCGTGCTCGGCCCGGCCGACTCCATGGCGAGTTCACCGTTGACGTAGAGGCGGATCTTCCCGGCCGGCTTGTCGTAGACGCCCGCCAGGTGCATCCACTGGCCGAGTTCCGTCGACGCGATGCTCTTGGTCGCGGCCCGCGTGGTGCTGGACTGAGCCGAGCTGTCCTTCATCGAGAACGACCACTTGGCGACAGCCGGCGAGCCGACCATCCGGGTACCCAGCAGGAACCCGGCGGCGTCGGTACCGTCCTGGGTCAACGCGACCGTGTCGGCGGTCGGCATCGCCGTCAGCCGCACCCAGGCGGCCACGCTGAACGATCCGGTGGTGGACACCAGGCTTGGTGTGGTCGCCGCCGACGAGGTGCCGTTGAAGGTGGCGGTCTGCCCACCGACCATGCGTACGTTGCTGGGCCAGCTGACGTTCGTCGCGGTCAGCGGGGAGTTGACCGGGGCGGGTTCACCGTCGGCCAACGCGGCCGCCTGGTTGATGCCCGGGTACGTCTCCAGGCCCCACTTGGCGATCGGTCCGGAGGGGTGCCGGACGTTGAACTCGACCGACCCGTTGCCCTCGTTCAACGTGCCGTCGATGGCCTTCACATAGAGCACATTGGTGCCGAAGCTCAGGGCGGTCAGGTCGACCTCGGCGTACTTCGGGCTGGTGCCCTGGGCCGCCACCTCCTTCGTCGCGGCGTCCCAGCCGTACCGGAACTTGGTGACGTCGGTCGCCGTCGACTCGATCCGGACCCGGCCCGTCATGCCCGGCCCGGCGGGCACGGTGACCATCCGGGCCGTCACCGGCGGCCGGGTGGTGTCGGCGGCGAACTGGCACCACACCGACCAGGAGCCGGTGATGTTGTACGGGCTCTTGTCGGTGCCCCTCGCACGGAAGGCGTAGGTCTTGCCGCTGACGACCG
The window above is part of the Micromonospora inositola genome. Proteins encoded here:
- a CDS encoding LamG-like jellyroll fold domain-containing protein is translated as MSRRWRRGLAGWVAASVAVTAIAVPGSGPAAAAPACTGVAGSEAGALALAASCGEPVVVDGTRTELAQVVAQPDGRLRYEASVVPQRTRKAGRWADVDLDLARDGDGSWRPSVSVADVTFSGGGTGPLVTLRRSGRTMTMSWPGGPLPVPTVSGDSATYADVLADVDLVVRATPTGFTHALKVKSAKAAANPAVREVRFGLGGDAAVSAGPDGRLRAMVGRNVLASSESAVMWDSRTSTGGAGSAALRAGEAASRSTAAAAGDAARLAAVAVEVAGRDLVLRPDAKLLNAPDAVFPLFVDPAWSVYKTKWAYATNNGSSNTDYTVARVGLNPDTGALYRSFFEFPTTANGVSLKGKHIESAYVQMNLDHSWSCGSTVASMYLTPAINATPKASWSSMSLSKFLDDASGHANEAGGCSSIQPDMIMNFSGTTVTSQVQAAATGNWNTFTVGFTARAADGSGESTQDRWKKFHPGDAKLIVDYDTKPGAPNGLQVAQVACPTSGILTVGTLSPTFSAVFPDGDPSDSLTASWEWIEVPSGGISTVTDTYPTRKTPPPAKSGISPNTRTTSAAVSVVSGKTYAFRARGTDKSPYNITGSWSVWCQFAADTTRPPVTARMVTVPAGPGMTGRVRIESTATDVTKFRYGWDAATKEVAAQGTSPKYAEVDLTALSFGTNVLYVKAIDGTLNEGNGSVEFNVRHPSGPIAKWGLETYPGINQAAALADGEPAPVNSPLTATNVSWPSNVRMVGGQTATFNGTSSAATTPSLVSTTGSFSVAAWVRLTAMPTADTVALTQDGTDAAGFLLGTRMVGSPAVAKWSFSMKDSSAQSSTTRAATKSIASTELGQWMHLAGVYDKPAGKIRLYVNGELAMESAGPSTPWQATGVFAVGRGFVGGAEDKWWNGSIADVQAFDRVLVPHDFTGQLATEPGSSGFNEPGIVSPVRVGDWDFEAAVSCYTADFTDTCEAPDSVTAWGRWLALTKGSEVAAGYGGGQGLWLDYQYFPDDGYNEATQEYGRSAIKLDPNDDDGNGITEWQDTPVVRTDDSFTMSAWVMLGLDGMRTALSQRGVHESAAWLKFKSDTGQWQFVVSDEDVTTTSTASVQSENPAASGVWTHLAGVYDAGRKEIRLYVNGVLEGTQPLTFTPMASNGPLLVGRTWWHDQMVDQWVGGIDDVAVFQGAMTDTAVFDWYNSQVPSTPGTNILAEGESLTAGQYLRSDVGNYQLLMQDDGNLVLSQAGFPIWDTGTWGNPGAYTRFQTDGNVVVYSSDSTPLWDTKTWATAASQLVLRDDGDLVLLDPGGTVLWRR